In one Juglans regia cultivar Chandler chromosome 11, Walnut 2.0, whole genome shotgun sequence genomic region, the following are encoded:
- the LOC108981425 gene encoding E3 ubiquitin-protein ligase ATL23 — protein MIVWVFLALFLPCAGTIVVYLFYICLLWYVKNYENEPQFPVKPVTQNGLSMAELEKLPKVTGKELVLGTECAVCLDEIESEQLARLIPGCNHGFHVECADTWLSKHSACPVCRSKLESQFFNSSDQNPC, from the coding sequence ATGATCGTTTGGGTTTTCTTGGCCCTCTTTCTACCTTGCGCCGGCACCATCGTGGTGTACCTATTCTACATCTGTCTCTTATGGTACGTAAAGAATTACGAGAACGAGCCACAGTTTCCGGTGAAGCCAGTAACCCAGAATGGTTTGTCGATGGCGGAACTAGAGAAGCTGCCCAAGGTCACCGGAAAAGAGTTGGTGTTGGGGACGGAGTGCGCAGTTTGTCTCGACGAGATCGAGAGCGAACAACTGGCACGACTGATTCCCGGTTGCAACCACGGGTTCCATGTGGAGTGCGCGGACACTTGGCTTTCTAAGCATTCGGCGTGTCCCGTTTGTAGGTCCAAGCTCGAGTCCCAGTTCTTCAATTCCTCTGATCAAAATCCTTGCTAA